A window of Mycolicibacterium madagascariense genomic DNA:
CAGATCCAGTCACTCGAGCGCGAACTCGGCGAGCAACTCTTCGAACGCCTCCCCCGTGGCATCCGGCTGTCGCCGGGAGGTCGGGTGCTCCTCGAACACGCCAAGCGGGCACTCGAGGCCGCCGCCGAGGCCAAGTCGGAGTTCTCCGCACGTGCAGGCCTGGTCACCGGCGAGCTGAATCTCGGTACCGTCAGCGGCGTCGAACGCACCGTCGTCCCCGTCGTTCTGGGTGAATTGCACGCCAGGTTCCCCGGGGTAAAGGTCACGCTGGCGGAGGACACCAGCGCCCCGCTCCTCAACCTGGTCCTCCAGGGACGGCTCGACGCGGCCGTCATCGCGCGCCCGCTCGACGAGCTGCCCGCCCAGGTTGGCTCCGCCACCTTGCTGTCCGATCGGCTGATGGCCGTCTTCGACGACGAGCGATTCTCCTTCGACGGGCCGACGATCCCGCTGCTCGCTCTCGACGGCGTCCCGGTCATCAGTTACGCACCGTCCAGCGGACTGCGTCCAATCCTGCAGTGCGCGTTCGAGTCCGGCGGTCTGGCGCTGCACGTCGACTACGCCGTCAACGACACCCGGTTGCAGGTGGCGCTGGCGCGCCAGGGAGTCGGGGTTGCCGTGTGCGCCGGTTCAGACCCCGCGCTGCTGGACGCCACGGACCTCGTCGCACGGCCCCTCGAACCGGAGGTGCGGTACGACAAGATCCTCGTCTGGCGCACCGACCAGACGCCGCGAGCGGCGTTGCGCGCCTTTCTGCGACTGTGGAGCGACGCGTTCGTCGACGGTCGCGGCCAGTCCAACGGCGCGGGTCGCAGCGAAATCCCTCGCCAGTGAGGGGGACGGCACGATGCCTCGGCTGCCGGGTGTGGCCTGGCCCCGCGGCGGGAATCACCCAGGCATGACCGCTCTGCTCGAGGTGCCCCGCCAGGTCGCCGAATCCGCGCTGTCGGTGTTCGGCGTGCGCACCGGGACCGAGGAACCCCCGTACACCGCCACCCCGCTCGGCGACGGCGTCGAGATCCGGGAGTACCGCGAACGCATCGCCGCGGAGACGACGGTGACGGCCGGGGAGGATGCCGCGCGCAGCACCGGCTTCCGGCGACTGGCCGGTTACATCTTCGGCTCCAACCGGGGCAGCGCGAAGATCGCGATGACGGCTCCGGTCGCCCAGGCGCCAGACCCCAAGGGCGACTGGGTGATTCGGTTCTACATGCCGTCGAAGTGGGCGATGGGCGAGCTACCCACCCCCAACGACGACCGGGTCCGGCTGGTCACGGTGCCCGCCGAGACGGTCGCGGTGCTGCGGTTCAGCGGGGACCGTAGCGCGCAGGCCGTCGCCGAGCGCACAGAGCAGATACGAAAGGTGTTGCGCGACAAGGGCTTCGACGCAACGGGCGAGGCCGTCGCGTGGTTCTACGATCCGCCGTGGACGCTGCCGTTCCTGCGGCGCAACGAGGTGGCGATCGCGCTCACTGCAGCGCCGCGAGATTCTCCACGGACCGTTTGACGTCCCCCTTGATGACCCGCGCGACGAGCGCGCCGACCGGCCCGTTGAGGACCGAACCGCTGAGATCCGCCACCAGGTGGAACACGGTGCCGGGGTGGTCGTCGGAGATGTCGGTCCGCAGCGAGATCTGCACGCCGCCGAAGCCCTTCCCGCACATCTCGATGCGGTGCGGCTCGTCGTAGTTGGTGACCTCCCAGTGGATGGTGTTGCGGAAGCCCTTGACCTTGATGAGCGAGGACACCTTGGTGCCCTTCTCGATGACGTCGGGCACGGCGCTGCGCCACCCACCGAAGATCGTCAGCCACTCGTCGAAGCGCCCGAGGTCCGACGCCAGCTTCCACGCCTTGTCGGGGCTGAGCTGCGAGGTGACGGAGACGTCAACGTTGGCCATGCCCGCATCTCTACCCAATGCGTCCGCCGGGCAACCACCCTCGGGTCACGGCGCCGGCGTGGCGCCCAGCAGCCGGATCAGGTCGGGCTTCATGGCCTGCAGCTGCGCACCCCAGTAACCCCAGCTGTGCGTGCCGTCCGGCGGGAAGTTGAATACGGCGTTGCGGCCGCCGAGCGCCAGGTACTGCTTCTGGAACTCCTTGTTGGTGTTGATCGTGATGTTCTCCAGGAACTGCGCGCTGTACTGCACGCCGAAGTCGCCGGGGGTGTCTAGGTCCGAGGTGACGCCGTTGCCGCAGTAGATCCACAGCGCGGTGTTGTTGGCGACCAGGGTCGGCAGGTTGACCATCGGGTCGTTGCGCCGCCACGCCGGGTCGCTCGACACGCCCCACATGTCGGTGGCGTTGTAGCCGCCGGCGTCCTTCATGGCGAACCCGATCATCGTCGGCCACAGCCCCTGGGACGGGTTGAGGAAGCCCGACAGCGAGCCGGCGAACACGAACTGCGACGGGTAGTACGCGGCGAGGTTCAGTGCGGCGCCACCGGACATCGACAGTCCCACCACCGCGTTGCCCGTCGGCGCGACGCCCTTGTTGGCGGCCAGATAGGCGGGTAGCTCCTGGGTCAGGAACGTCTCCCACTTGTAGGTCGACGTGCCGGCGCTGCCGACCGCGGGCCGGTACCAGTCGGTATAGAAGCTGGATTGTCCCCCGACGGGCATCACGACCGACAACCCGGAGTGGAAGAACCATTCGAAGGCGGCGGTGTTGATGTCCCAGCCGCTGGCGTCGTCCTGCGCGCGCAACCCGTCGAGCAGGTACACGGCGTGGGGTCCGCCGCCCTGGAACTCGACCAGGATGTTGCGACCCATCGATGGCGAGGGCACCTGGAGCTGTTCGACGGGCAGGCCGTCGCGCGAATAGGCCGCCGCCGTCGGCGTCAGCCCGAGCGTGCCGAGCAGTCCGGGCAGCAGCGCGACGACGACCATCACCGCGGCCCACCGTCGGCCCCACCGATCCCCATTGCTCCTCGGCATCACGGCTGGTCTCCATCCCTCGCTCATCCCGTCCCCGGCAAGCTAACAGCGCACGCGAACCCCACCCCGCCGCCCACGCGCGGCGTAATCGGCTTGTGATCAAGACGTTTCGACGCCCGCGACACGCCGACGCGTCGGGTGGACCCCCTCGGCGGCCGACGCCGTATACGCCGATAACCTGTGAATTGACCCATAAGTCAAGCGCCGGACCCGTGAGCACGGCACACTCATCGCAAACAGAGAAGGAGCATGTCCATGTCAGACACTGGATCGTCCCTCCCGTCGACCCGCGGACGGGCCGTGCGCCGCATCGCAGGCGGCGCGTTCCTCGCCGGCGGACTGCTTGGCACCACGCTGCTCGGCACGCTGCCGTCGGCCTTCGCCAACCAGGATCCTTCGCAGGCTCCCC
This region includes:
- a CDS encoding LysR family transcriptional regulator: MELRALEYFVAVAEEESFTRAAVRCHVTQPSISQQIQSLERELGEQLFERLPRGIRLSPGGRVLLEHAKRALEAAAEAKSEFSARAGLVTGELNLGTVSGVERTVVPVVLGELHARFPGVKVTLAEDTSAPLLNLVLQGRLDAAVIARPLDELPAQVGSATLLSDRLMAVFDDERFSFDGPTIPLLALDGVPVISYAPSSGLRPILQCAFESGGLALHVDYAVNDTRLQVALARQGVGVAVCAGSDPALLDATDLVARPLEPEVRYDKILVWRTDQTPRAALRAFLRLWSDAFVDGRGQSNGAGRSEIPRQ
- a CDS encoding SOUL family heme-binding protein, with amino-acid sequence MTALLEVPRQVAESALSVFGVRTGTEEPPYTATPLGDGVEIREYRERIAAETTVTAGEDAARSTGFRRLAGYIFGSNRGSAKIAMTAPVAQAPDPKGDWVIRFYMPSKWAMGELPTPNDDRVRLVTVPAETVAVLRFSGDRSAQAVAERTEQIRKVLRDKGFDATGEAVAWFYDPPWTLPFLRRNEVAIALTAAPRDSPRTV
- a CDS encoding type II toxin-antitoxin system Rv0910 family toxin; this encodes MANVDVSVTSQLSPDKAWKLASDLGRFDEWLTIFGGWRSAVPDVIEKGTKVSSLIKVKGFRNTIHWEVTNYDEPHRIEMCGKGFGGVQISLRTDISDDHPGTVFHLVADLSGSVLNGPVGALVARVIKGDVKRSVENLAALQ
- a CDS encoding esterase family protein, whose amino-acid sequence is MVVVALLPGLLGTLGLTPTAAAYSRDGLPVEQLQVPSPSMGRNILVEFQGGGPHAVYLLDGLRAQDDASGWDINTAAFEWFFHSGLSVVMPVGGQSSFYTDWYRPAVGSAGTSTYKWETFLTQELPAYLAANKGVAPTGNAVVGLSMSGGAALNLAAYYPSQFVFAGSLSGFLNPSQGLWPTMIGFAMKDAGGYNATDMWGVSSDPAWRRNDPMVNLPTLVANNTALWIYCGNGVTSDLDTPGDFGVQYSAQFLENITINTNKEFQKQYLALGGRNAVFNFPPDGTHSWGYWGAQLQAMKPDLIRLLGATPAP